A DNA window from Syntrophorhabdaceae bacterium contains the following coding sequences:
- a CDS encoding UTP--glucose-1-phosphate uridylyltransferase, with amino-acid sequence MTEEILVQMLRKYRQSSIFAHYASLSQEKKVVFLEESGQFDFDLAFSLYGDSLKTKAGAAGADSIDPAPILTIPRTAEGIARKEEALRAGETLLREGKVAVLIVAGGQGSRLGFEGPKGAFPISPIKGKTLFRLFCESLKAMSLLYGCPIPLVIMTSRENDLDTRKYFDSHRYFGLESGNVDFFQQGMLPTVTPEGEFLLKDETHFFTNPDGHGGSLKGIYDSGLLDRLMSRGVSELFYCQVDNPLVRMADPVFLGYHHLKGSEMSTKVVRRENIEEKVGVYVTVGGKEAIVEYSDLGGKHMEALDDKGNILYWGGNTAIHILSLEFVRRLNSHGFVLPYHRASRPVDAWKPEGGFERAEGWKFETFVFDAIPFAGKTCAIEVSREEEFSPVKNSEGPDSPRTASEAMNRLFRKWLEDSGVSVAPGARVEISPLFAVDRERLALKLAGEKIEITRDTYLGD; translated from the coding sequence ATGACAGAAGAAATACTGGTTCAGATGTTGCGAAAATATCGACAGTCCTCAATCTTCGCTCACTACGCCTCTCTTTCGCAGGAGAAGAAAGTCGTCTTTCTGGAAGAATCGGGTCAGTTTGATTTCGACCTTGCCTTTTCTCTTTACGGTGATTCTCTCAAGACAAAAGCAGGCGCTGCCGGGGCAGACTCTATTGATCCGGCGCCTATCCTGACCATTCCCCGCACCGCCGAGGGGATCGCACGAAAAGAAGAAGCGCTCCGTGCGGGCGAGACCCTCCTCCGTGAAGGCAAGGTAGCAGTGCTCATCGTCGCCGGAGGCCAGGGTTCGCGCCTCGGATTCGAGGGCCCTAAAGGCGCATTCCCTATTTCCCCTATCAAAGGAAAAACGCTTTTCCGCCTCTTCTGCGAGTCCTTGAAAGCCATGTCCCTCCTTTACGGATGTCCCATCCCTCTCGTTATCATGACCAGCCGGGAGAACGATCTCGATACGAGGAAATACTTCGATTCCCATCGATATTTCGGCCTCGAATCCGGTAATGTCGATTTTTTTCAGCAGGGAATGCTGCCTACCGTCACGCCCGAGGGCGAATTTCTTTTAAAAGATGAAACCCATTTCTTCACAAATCCCGATGGACACGGAGGCTCTTTGAAGGGCATTTACGACTCGGGCCTCCTTGACCGTCTCATGTCCAGGGGTGTATCCGAACTTTTTTATTGTCAGGTAGACAACCCCCTGGTGAGAATGGCCGACCCGGTATTCCTCGGCTATCATCACCTTAAAGGATCGGAGATGAGTACGAAGGTGGTGAGGCGTGAAAATATCGAGGAAAAAGTAGGAGTTTATGTTACGGTGGGCGGCAAGGAAGCCATAGTCGAATATAGCGACCTCGGCGGCAAACATATGGAAGCCCTGGACGACAAGGGAAATATCCTTTATTGGGGTGGGAATACGGCAATTCATATCCTCAGCCTCGAATTCGTGAGACGCTTGAATTCCCACGGCTTCGTCCTTCCCTACCACCGCGCCTCAAGGCCTGTCGATGCGTGGAAGCCTGAGGGCGGCTTTGAACGGGCCGAAGGATGGAAGTTCGAGACTTTTGTATTCGATGCCATACCTTTTGCGGGAAAGACATGCGCCATTGAAGTCTCCAGGGAAGAAGAATTCTCCCCTGTCAAGAATAGCGAGGGCCCCGATTCACCCCGCACCGCCTCGGAGGCTATGAACAGGCTCTTCCGGAAATGGCTCGAGGATTCGGGGGTCTCCGTGGCGCCCGGCGCCCGGGTAGAGATCAGCCCTTTATTCGCCGTCGATAGGGAGCGGCTTGCGTTGAAACTGGCGGGTGAGAAAATCGAGATCACCCGGGATACCTACCTTGGCGATTAG
- a CDS encoding response regulator transcription factor yields MIRILIADDHPIVRRGLKQILSDEPDMAVPGEASDANEVLALMTKGTWDIVILDIKMPGRSGLDVLKELRQKYPKLPVLVLSIHPEDQYAVRALRTGAAGYLTKESAPEELVKAIRTILNRGKYVSASLAERLAFELETDGGKASHFKLSNREYQVMLLIAGGKRLSDIADELSLSVKTISTYRARILEKMSLKNNAEVTHYAIKNLLVE; encoded by the coding sequence ATGATAAGAATTCTCATTGCCGACGACCATCCCATCGTGCGACGGGGCCTGAAGCAGATACTCTCCGACGAGCCCGATATGGCGGTACCCGGCGAAGCCAGTGACGCCAATGAAGTGCTCGCCCTCATGACAAAGGGCACCTGGGATATCGTGATCCTCGATATCAAGATGCCCGGACGGAGCGGCCTGGACGTACTGAAAGAGCTGAGACAGAAATACCCTAAACTGCCCGTCCTCGTCTTAAGCATCCATCCGGAAGACCAGTACGCGGTGCGGGCACTGAGGACCGGGGCCGCGGGCTATCTCACCAAAGAGAGTGCCCCCGAAGAACTGGTAAAAGCCATCAGAACCATTCTCAATAGGGGGAAATACGTAAGTGCCAGCCTGGCCGAGCGCCTCGCCTTCGAATTGGAGACGGACGGCGGAAAGGCATCTCATTTTAAGCTGTCGAACCGGGAGTACCAGGTAATGCTCCTGATCGCCGGAGGTAAGCGGTTAAGCGATATCGCAGATGAATTATCCCTGAGCGTGAAGACGATCAGCACCTACAGGGCCCGTATCCTTGAGAAAATGAGTCTCAAAAATAATGCCGAAGTCACCCATTATGCGATAAAAAACCTTCTGGTCGAATAA
- the pyk gene encoding pyruvate kinase, with translation MEDGRKARIVCTIGPATQRESKIEALIASGMNVARLNFSHGDHASHGEVIGKIRRASLKLEKPVAILQDLQGIKIRVGRLQGGKVKLTAGDQVDILTGEGLGTAKAFFIPYPTLIDAAKTGDVILLDDGMIQLKVLHKEGERLVTSIVEGGVLREKKGVNLPGMKLKELSFTAKDKQDLEFGLAMGIDYVALSFVRSVRDVRAARTWLAKRNASIPIIAKIEKKEAIDAIDEILKEVDGIMVARGDLGVETPLEQVPLYQKMLIEKARGNRKLVITATQMLESMTVHERPTRAEATDVANAVIDGTDALMLSEETASGKFPVQAVETMGRIIRYTESSRVGPGEHRPFSFGPDRICEIPEAIAHAASRAAAEVGAKFIVAFTTTGFTAHLISEFRPETPIVAFSPYEKVVNRMALYWGVLPYRVESLETSEELVRRLDRELIELGYASVGDKLVIVASLPLLVGGTTNFIKIHVLEGR, from the coding sequence ATGGAGGATGGGAGAAAAGCGAGAATAGTCTGCACCATAGGACCCGCCACACAAAGGGAGAGTAAAATTGAAGCCCTGATCGCGAGCGGAATGAATGTGGCGAGACTCAATTTTTCCCACGGGGATCACGCCTCCCATGGAGAAGTGATCGGGAAGATTCGCAGGGCATCGCTCAAGCTCGAGAAACCCGTTGCCATACTCCAGGACCTCCAGGGCATAAAGATCAGAGTCGGCCGGCTTCAGGGGGGCAAGGTAAAACTGACGGCGGGAGACCAGGTCGATATTTTAACAGGCGAAGGGTTGGGTACTGCAAAAGCCTTCTTCATCCCCTATCCCACCCTTATCGATGCGGCGAAGACGGGCGACGTCATTCTCCTCGACGATGGCATGATCCAGTTGAAGGTCCTTCACAAAGAAGGAGAGAGGCTTGTTACTTCAATAGTCGAAGGGGGCGTACTGAGGGAAAAGAAAGGGGTAAACCTGCCCGGGATGAAGCTCAAGGAGTTGTCTTTCACGGCAAAGGATAAGCAGGACCTCGAGTTCGGGCTTGCAATGGGGATCGATTATGTGGCTCTTTCTTTTGTACGGTCCGTGAGGGACGTGCGTGCGGCCAGGACTTGGCTCGCGAAGAGAAATGCGTCTATTCCCATTATCGCAAAGATCGAAAAAAAGGAAGCCATCGATGCCATCGACGAGATTCTCAAAGAGGTAGACGGCATCATGGTAGCCCGGGGGGACCTCGGGGTCGAGACTCCCCTGGAACAGGTTCCCCTCTATCAGAAGATGCTCATCGAGAAAGCCCGGGGGAACAGGAAGCTCGTCATTACGGCAACCCAGATGCTCGAGTCGATGACGGTCCACGAGAGACCGACCAGGGCGGAGGCCACTGATGTGGCGAATGCGGTGATTGACGGGACCGACGCACTCATGCTTTCCGAAGAGACTGCCTCGGGGAAGTTTCCTGTCCAGGCAGTGGAGACCATGGGCAGAATTATCCGATATACCGAAAGCTCCAGGGTGGGCCCGGGTGAACACCGGCCCTTCTCTTTCGGGCCGGACAGGATCTGCGAGATACCCGAAGCTATTGCCCATGCGGCGTCACGGGCGGCCGCGGAGGTAGGGGCGAAGTTTATCGTCGCTTTCACCACCACCGGCTTCACAGCCCACCTCATTTCTGAATTCAGGCCGGAAACACCCATAGTGGCCTTTTCTCCCTACGAAAAAGTGGTGAACCGTATGGCCCTTTATTGGGGGGTCCTCCCCTATCGCGTGGAAAGCCTCGAAACCTCCGAAGAGCTTGTAAGGCGCCTCGATCGGGAGCTCATCGAGTTAGGATACGCGTCTGTGGGCGACAAACTGGTGATCGTGGCGAGCCTGCCGCTGCTCGTGGGAGGTACGACTAATTTTATAAAGATTCATGTGCTGGAGGGCCGTTAG
- the recG gene encoding ATP-dependent DNA helicase RecG: MRKRNENLDRPVSDLKGVGPAITRGLAGRAIHTIEDLLFFLPTRYEDRREIRPISEIEEGEPALIVARVLTQGSLSFRRGGKAGYQAVVTDDTGTICLKWFHHPPRYLKESASKGTLLLISGKVTRFGAQRQIVHPDVMPLENEEESREYKAVIPLYPEIEGVKRGILKRLVKKAFEDHGASLESLIPVGIESRHRLPSLREALEALHFPHVPPPLSDEDFVERKRLIIEEFFLFQAAVLLEREEGRRFPGIRLDINNDLYRGTLGNLTFDLTTAQQRVLEEIEGDMAGLRPMNRLLQGDVGSGKTILAILASCIAVGDGLQAAFMAPTEILAEQHYLTVHRMFEETGVPVFYLRGDMGKEREETLRRMESEKSFILIGTHALLQKDVTLTRLGLVVVDEQHRFGVSQRRTLKQKGFMPHVLVMSATPIPRTLSLVLHGDLDVSILDELPRGRHRIATHVLPDSLRSEAYRMIEAELEKGRQAYMVYPLVEQSEKVDLLDATAMASHAETLFPGRRIGLLHGKMKPREKEQIMSAFKAGEVDVLVCTTVVEVGIDVPNATVIAVEHAERFGLSQLHQLRGRVGRSTFPSKCLLLTQAKRTEQASRRLKILAKTNDGFLIAEEDLKIRGAGEMLGLRQSGLTGFRIGDLRRDGETMALARELAAEALKEWSHPEAEEIKAIFAKRWSHGLNVFDIA; this comes from the coding sequence ATGCGAAAGAGAAATGAAAATCTCGACCGGCCCGTGAGCGACCTCAAGGGGGTAGGACCTGCCATAACCCGTGGACTTGCAGGCAGGGCCATTCATACAATTGAGGACCTCCTCTTTTTCCTGCCCACCAGGTACGAGGACAGGAGGGAGATAAGGCCCATTTCGGAGATCGAAGAAGGAGAGCCGGCACTCATTGTCGCTCGAGTGCTCACCCAGGGCTCCCTCTCTTTCCGCAGGGGCGGAAAAGCCGGGTATCAGGCGGTGGTGACGGACGATACGGGTACGATCTGCCTGAAATGGTTCCACCATCCCCCTCGTTATCTCAAGGAAAGCGCCTCGAAGGGCACCCTTCTCCTGATATCGGGCAAAGTGACGCGTTTCGGCGCGCAAAGACAGATCGTTCATCCCGATGTGATGCCACTTGAAAACGAGGAGGAGTCGCGAGAGTACAAGGCCGTGATCCCACTCTATCCGGAGATCGAGGGGGTTAAACGGGGAATATTAAAGAGACTGGTGAAGAAAGCCTTCGAGGACCATGGCGCCTCTCTGGAAAGCCTCATACCCGTTGGAATCGAGAGTCGCCACAGACTGCCGTCACTCAGGGAGGCGCTGGAAGCGCTCCATTTCCCTCATGTCCCTCCTCCATTATCGGATGAAGATTTTGTCGAGCGAAAAAGGCTCATTATAGAAGAATTCTTCCTTTTCCAAGCGGCAGTGCTCCTTGAGCGGGAAGAGGGGAGAAGATTTCCGGGCATCAGGCTTGACATCAATAATGACCTTTACAGGGGGACCCTTGGAAACCTCACCTTCGATCTCACCACCGCACAACAAAGGGTCTTGGAAGAAATAGAAGGAGACATGGCGGGGTTGCGCCCCATGAACCGCCTGCTCCAGGGGGACGTGGGCTCCGGCAAGACGATTCTCGCCATCCTCGCATCCTGTATTGCGGTAGGAGACGGGTTGCAGGCGGCCTTTATGGCGCCCACGGAGATACTGGCCGAGCAGCATTACCTGACGGTCCACAGGATGTTCGAGGAGACAGGGGTGCCGGTCTTTTACCTGAGGGGCGACATGGGAAAGGAGAGGGAGGAGACACTCAGGCGAATGGAGTCCGAAAAGTCCTTCATCCTGATCGGTACCCACGCCCTTCTGCAAAAGGATGTCACTCTGACGCGGCTCGGGCTCGTGGTGGTGGACGAGCAGCACAGGTTCGGCGTGAGCCAGAGGAGGACCCTGAAGCAGAAAGGGTTCATGCCCCATGTCCTCGTGATGAGCGCCACCCCAATCCCGAGAACCCTTTCCCTGGTCCTCCATGGAGACCTCGACGTGTCGATCCTCGACGAGCTCCCCCGGGGCAGGCACCGGATCGCGACCCATGTCCTGCCCGATTCCCTGCGGTCTGAAGCGTATCGCATGATAGAGGCCGAGCTTGAGAAGGGCCGGCAGGCATACATGGTCTATCCCCTCGTGGAACAGTCCGAAAAAGTGGACCTTCTCGATGCCACGGCCATGGCTTCCCACGCGGAGACCCTCTTTCCCGGCAGAAGGATAGGCCTTCTCCACGGGAAAATGAAACCCCGGGAGAAGGAGCAGATCATGTCCGCTTTCAAGGCCGGAGAGGTGGACGTGCTGGTCTGCACGACCGTGGTTGAAGTCGGAATCGACGTGCCGAACGCCACCGTGATTGCCGTAGAACATGCGGAAAGGTTCGGTCTTTCCCAGTTGCACCAGCTCAGGGGGAGGGTCGGAAGAAGCACCTTTCCCTCGAAGTGCCTTCTCCTAACCCAAGCGAAACGAACGGAGCAGGCGTCGCGCCGCCTCAAAATCCTTGCCAAAACGAATGACGGCTTCCTGATTGCCGAGGAGGATCTGAAGATCAGGGGGGCGGGAGAGATGTTGGGGCTAAGGCAATCGGGTCTCACCGGTTTCCGGATAGGAGACCTCCGCCGTGACGGGGAAACGATGGCCCTTGCCCGCGAATTAGCCGCGGAGGCCCTGAAAGAGTGGTCCCATCCTGAAGCGGAGGAGATCAAGGCGATCTTTGCTAAAAGGTGGTCTCACGGCCTCAATGTTTTCGATATTGCATAA
- a CDS encoding macro domain-containing protein: MESDNLLIANNGVIKIVEGDLTESDVDAIVNAANSHLQHGGGVAGAISRKGGPVIQEESNRIGHVPVGGCALTSGGRLKARHVIHAVGPRWGEGDEERKLTEAVRNTLSLAAEQGFRSISFPAISAGIFGFPKKRCAEIMVGEVTDYLKSKATSLKEVNFYLTDAEIIRFFKEELRKKEKGI, from the coding sequence ATGGAATCAGACAACCTTCTCATTGCAAATAATGGGGTGATAAAGATCGTTGAAGGTGATCTCACTGAAAGCGACGTGGACGCGATCGTCAATGCCGCAAACTCGCACCTCCAGCATGGAGGCGGTGTGGCGGGGGCCATCTCGAGAAAAGGAGGGCCAGTCATACAGGAGGAGAGTAATCGCATAGGCCATGTCCCCGTGGGCGGATGTGCACTCACCTCGGGAGGCAGACTCAAGGCGCGTCACGTAATTCATGCGGTAGGACCCAGATGGGGTGAAGGGGATGAGGAGCGCAAACTGACGGAGGCCGTCCGAAATACCTTATCCCTGGCCGCCGAGCAAGGTTTCAGGAGTATCTCCTTTCCTGCCATAAGTGCGGGTATTTTCGGTTTTCCCAAGAAACGATGCGCCGAGATCATGGTCGGGGAGGTAACCGACTATCTCAAAAGTAAGGCCACATCGCTCAAGGAAGTTAATTTTTATCTTACTGATGCGGAGATCATTCGGTTCTTCAAAGAAGAGCTGAGAAAAAAAGAAAAAGGGATATAA
- the purF gene encoding amidophosphoribosyltransferase: MCGIFGIFNHKDAANIVYLGLHALQHRGQESAGIASSDGDAILSHRQMGLVSDIFNETTLRRLKGNSAIGHVRYSTAGSSNIGNAQPLVVEYSKGFIALAHNGNLTNAKIIKDELESYGSIFQSSTDTEVIIHLVALSHENSTLDRLIAALRRLEGSFSLLVMTDRELIALRDPYGFRPLVLGRLKDSYVVSSETCAFDLVEAEYLREIEPGEILHITHDDVKSYMPFKKVNKKRCIFEYIYFARPDSFMFGKTVYTVRKALGRELARDTHVEADMVIPIPDSGIGAAIGYSQETGIPFELGLIRNHYVGRTFIEPEESIRHFGVKLKLNAVRDVVKGKRIVVIDDSIVRATTGRKIIKMLRQYGAKEVHFRVSSPPTEYPCFYGIDTPSRGELIASSHSPEEINKYMESDTLKYLTVDGMKRALDNGEYSYCDACFTGAYPSKFPWGMELEQMELFVKR, encoded by the coding sequence ATGTGCGGTATATTTGGAATATTTAATCATAAGGACGCAGCGAACATTGTCTATCTGGGTCTTCACGCACTTCAGCACAGGGGGCAGGAAAGTGCGGGAATCGCAAGCTCGGACGGCGACGCCATACTGTCCCACCGGCAGATGGGACTCGTATCGGATATATTCAATGAGACTACCCTCAGGCGATTGAAAGGTAATTCGGCCATCGGACACGTGAGATATTCGACTGCCGGATCGAGCAACATCGGCAATGCCCAGCCCCTTGTGGTGGAGTACTCAAAGGGATTCATCGCCCTCGCCCATAATGGAAACCTCACCAATGCAAAGATCATAAAAGACGAGCTTGAGAGTTACGGCTCTATTTTTCAGTCCTCCACGGATACGGAGGTTATCATCCATCTTGTGGCCCTCTCTCACGAAAACTCTACCCTCGACAGGCTCATTGCCGCCCTCAGAAGGCTGGAGGGCTCCTTTTCCCTCCTTGTCATGACGGACCGGGAGCTTATCGCCCTGAGAGACCCTTACGGGTTCCGGCCCCTGGTGCTGGGCCGGCTCAAAGATTCCTACGTCGTCTCCAGCGAGACCTGCGCCTTCGATCTGGTGGAAGCCGAATACTTACGGGAGATAGAGCCGGGCGAAATCCTCCACATTACCCATGACGACGTAAAAAGCTATATGCCTTTTAAAAAGGTGAATAAAAAACGCTGTATCTTCGAATATATCTATTTTGCACGACCCGACAGCTTCATGTTCGGCAAGACCGTCTATACCGTGAGAAAGGCCCTGGGAAGGGAATTGGCGAGGGACACTCATGTGGAGGCCGATATGGTGATTCCCATCCCCGATTCGGGCATAGGGGCGGCCATAGGTTACTCTCAGGAGACAGGCATACCTTTCGAGCTCGGGCTCATAAGAAACCATTACGTGGGCAGGACCTTCATAGAACCCGAAGAGTCGATCCGCCATTTCGGGGTAAAGCTGAAACTGAACGCCGTACGGGACGTAGTGAAAGGGAAAAGGATCGTCGTCATAGACGATTCCATTGTAAGGGCTACCACCGGCCGGAAGATCATAAAGATGCTGAGACAATACGGAGCAAAGGAAGTCCACTTCAGGGTAAGCTCTCCCCCTACGGAGTATCCCTGCTTCTATGGCATAGACACGCCTTCAAGGGGCGAGCTGATCGCATCCTCTCACTCGCCCGAAGAGATCAATAAATACATGGAATCCGATACGCTTAAGTACCTGACTGTGGACGGGATGAAAAGGGCCCTCGACAATGGAGAGTATTCTTATTGCGATGCCTGTTTTACAGGCGCCTATCCATCGAAATTTCCGTGGGGCATGGAGCTCGAGCAGATGGAACTATTCGTGAAGAGGTGA
- the pyrE gene encoding orotate phosphoribosyltransferase: MNEEKRLLELLKHLSYEEGDFVLTSGKRSTYYIDAKETTLNPEGMSLVGSIMHRMVRELPGIQAVGGVSIGGDPLVCSVVLRAAAQKDPLLGFFIRKEPKGHGKNLWVEGGKNLERDMNVVILEDVVTTGGSSLKAIEVTEKEGYKVKGIVALLDRLEGGKAAIEAGGYSFRSIFTLTDLR; this comes from the coding sequence ATGAACGAGGAAAAACGGCTGTTGGAACTATTGAAGCATCTGTCCTACGAAGAGGGCGATTTTGTCCTTACGAGTGGGAAGAGAAGCACCTATTACATCGACGCCAAGGAGACCACTCTCAACCCGGAAGGCATGTCTCTCGTGGGCAGCATCATGCACCGGATGGTGCGCGAATTACCGGGAATCCAGGCCGTGGGCGGCGTGAGCATTGGCGGCGATCCCCTGGTCTGCTCCGTGGTACTCCGGGCGGCAGCGCAAAAGGATCCGCTCCTCGGCTTTTTCATCAGGAAAGAGCCCAAAGGACACGGGAAGAATTTATGGGTAGAGGGCGGGAAGAACCTCGAGAGGGACATGAATGTGGTGATCCTCGAAGACGTGGTCACCACGGGCGGCTCGTCTCTTAAGGCAATAGAAGTAACCGAAAAAGAGGGATATAAGGTCAAGGGTATCGTGGCCCTCCTCGACCGCCTGGAAGGCGGGAAGGCTGCCATCGAGGCCGGAGGATATAGTTTTAGATCCATATTCACCCTCACCGACTTACGGTAA
- the yihA gene encoding ribosome biogenesis GTP-binding protein YihA/YsxC — protein sequence MKILNAEYMKGVTRPDETADETVPEVSFIGRSNVGKSSMINRLVMRKVAKTSSTPGATRIINLYKVLYELGGGRKSMIFSDFPGFGYAKVSKEMYKGWESMIGGYIAESRRIRDLIWVYDVRRDIDDLDKALIDWVFSLELEFSVVLTKIDKETRSNVMKKKMLFSRYFGESRVLTFSAKDGYGRKELLSHIVAEH from the coding sequence GACGAGACCGCAGACGAGACTGTCCCCGAGGTCTCTTTTATAGGGCGGTCGAATGTCGGAAAATCATCGATGATCAACAGGCTGGTTATGCGAAAAGTGGCGAAGACCAGCTCGACGCCCGGGGCGACGAGGATTATCAACCTCTACAAGGTCCTCTATGAACTCGGAGGCGGCAGGAAGTCGATGATCTTTTCCGATTTTCCGGGATTCGGTTACGCCAAGGTATCGAAAGAGATGTATAAGGGCTGGGAATCCATGATCGGGGGTTATATAGCCGAAAGCCGGCGCATCCGTGACCTTATCTGGGTCTACGATGTGAGAAGGGATATAGACGATCTTGATAAGGCCCTGATAGATTGGGTTTTTTCCCTGGAACTTGAATTTTCGGTGGTATTGACGAAAATCGACAAAGAGACGAGAAGTAATGTAATGAAGAAGAAGATGCTCTTCTCGCGATATTTCGGCGAAAGCCGTGTCCTTACCTTTTCAGCAAAGGACGGCTATGGGAGAAAGGAGTTGCTCTCGCATATTGTGGCGGAACATTAA